In the genome of Paracoccus tegillarcae, one region contains:
- a CDS encoding PaaI family thioesterase, which yields MADRNEPLEQIKARRDAALQALVVGVPFIRWLGISFDRRGNELTAVLPFSPKLIGNPILPALHGGATAAFLEITAIIELSWTASWADFEAGRIVPDPEDPTSMPRLPKTVDFTVDYLRSGLPRDAYARARVVRSGRRYSSVQVEAWQDDRMRPFAQATGHFVMPQDG from the coding sequence ATGGCTGATCGCAATGAACCGCTAGAGCAGATCAAGGCACGCCGCGATGCCGCGTTGCAGGCCCTGGTCGTGGGCGTGCCGTTCATCCGCTGGCTTGGCATCTCGTTTGACCGGCGCGGCAATGAACTGACGGCTGTGCTGCCGTTTTCGCCCAAGCTGATCGGCAACCCGATTCTGCCGGCGCTGCACGGCGGCGCCACGGCGGCCTTTCTGGAAATCACCGCAATCATCGAACTTTCATGGACCGCCTCATGGGCGGATTTCGAGGCGGGCCGGATCGTGCCCGACCCCGAAGACCCCACCAGCATGCCACGGCTGCCCAAGACGGTGGATTTCACCGTCGACTATCTGCGTTCCGGCCTGCCGCGCGATGCCTATGCGCGGGCACGCGTCGTGCGGTCGGGGCGGCGCTATTCCAGCGTGCAGGTCGAGGCGTGGCAGGATGACCGCATGCGTCCCTTTGCGCAGGCGACCGGGCATTTCGTGATGCCGCAAGATGGCTGA
- a CDS encoding MerR family transcriptional regulator — translation MSDETLLSFKEMCARFDVTPRTLRYYEYIELLSPKKIGRARHYGPREIARMTLILRGRRFGFSLEDIRQWLQLYEQQGTREQLQVWIGRADEQLAGLDQQIADLQTARSELKTLRDESAETLKNQD, via the coding sequence ATGTCTGATGAAACATTACTGAGTTTCAAGGAGATGTGCGCGCGTTTCGACGTGACGCCTCGGACGCTGCGATATTACGAATATATCGAATTGCTCAGCCCCAAGAAAATAGGGCGCGCGCGGCATTACGGCCCGCGCGAGATCGCGCGGATGACCTTGATCCTGCGCGGTCGCCGCTTTGGTTTCAGCCTCGAAGACATCCGCCAGTGGTTGCAGCTTTATGAGCAGCAGGGCACGCGCGAACAGTTGCAGGTCTGGATCGGCAGGGCGGATGAGCAATTGGCCGGACTGGATCAGCAGATCGCCGATTTGCAGACAGCAAGGTCCGAACTGAAAACCCTGCGCGACGAAAGCGCAGAAACGCTGAAAAATCAGGACTGA
- a CDS encoding PaaI family thioesterase produces MTELENKPEFAQQAQKFMQALPYAMALGMEIEELAGGVAVVTMPWAEHLVGDPRTGVIHGGVVSALMDTCCGAAVLSHPLVQSGTATLDLRIDYMRAAKPGQRLRARAECYHLTRSVAFVRAVTTDEDADNPVASATGAFTIEKPANG; encoded by the coding sequence ATGACGGAACTGGAAAACAAACCCGAATTCGCGCAGCAGGCGCAGAAGTTCATGCAGGCGCTGCCTTATGCGATGGCATTGGGGATGGAAATCGAGGAACTGGCGGGCGGGGTTGCGGTGGTCACCATGCCCTGGGCCGAGCATCTGGTGGGCGATCCGCGCACGGGCGTGATCCATGGTGGCGTCGTCTCGGCGCTGATGGATACCTGCTGCGGGGCGGCGGTCCTGTCTCATCCGCTGGTGCAGTCGGGCACCGCGACGCTGGATCTGCGAATCGACTATATGCGCGCGGCCAAACCGGGTCAGCGATTGCGGGCGCGTGCGGAATGTTATCATCTGACACGCTCGGTCGCCTTTGTGCGCGCGGTGACGACCGACGAAGATGCAGACAATCCCGTGGCCAGCGCAACCGGCGCTTTTACAATCGAGAAACCCGCCAATGGCTGA
- a CDS encoding acetyl-CoA C-acetyltransferase, whose protein sequence is MTEAYIYDAARTPRGKGRPDGSLHEVTSLALSARLLNAVKERNNLEGHAVEDVIWGNVTQVKEQGGCLARSAVLASDLDESIPGLAINRFCASGMEAVNLAANQIKGGAGNGYIAGGVEMMGRVAMGSDGAAIAVDPGIAMKTYFVPQGISADIIATEYGFTREEADALAVESQRRAAEAWADNRFAKSIVPVLDQNGLTILDRDEYMRPGTGVEDLAKLNASFKDMGEVMPGFDKVAMLKYPHLDHINHIHHAGNSSGIVDGAAAVLIGNKEFGERFGLKPRARIRATAKIGTDPTIMLTGPVPVTEKILADSGMSISDIDLFEVNEAFASVVLRFMQAFQVDPAVVNVNGGSIAMGHPLGATGAIIIGTLLDELERQDKNVGLATLCIASGMGAATIIERV, encoded by the coding sequence ATGACCGAAGCTTATATCTATGACGCCGCCCGCACCCCGCGCGGCAAGGGCCGCCCGGATGGCAGCCTGCACGAAGTCACCTCGCTGGCGCTGTCGGCGCGGTTGCTGAATGCCGTCAAGGAACGCAACAATCTGGAAGGTCACGCCGTCGAGGACGTGATCTGGGGCAACGTCACGCAGGTCAAGGAACAGGGCGGCTGCCTTGCGCGCAGCGCCGTGCTGGCCTCTGATCTGGACGAATCCATCCCCGGTCTGGCGATCAACCGCTTTTGTGCCTCGGGCATGGAGGCCGTTAACCTGGCCGCCAACCAGATCAAGGGCGGGGCTGGCAACGGCTATATCGCCGGTGGCGTCGAAATGATGGGCCGTGTGGCCATGGGCAGCGATGGCGCCGCCATTGCCGTCGATCCCGGCATCGCCATGAAGACCTATTTCGTGCCGCAGGGCATTTCGGCCGATATTATCGCCACCGAATACGGCTTTACCCGCGAAGAGGCCGACGCTTTGGCCGTTGAATCGCAGCGCCGCGCCGCCGAGGCCTGGGCCGATAATCGTTTTGCCAAATCCATCGTGCCGGTGCTTGACCAGAACGGCCTGACCATTCTGGACCGCGACGAATATATGCGCCCCGGCACCGGCGTCGAGGATCTGGCGAAGCTGAATGCCAGCTTCAAGGATATGGGCGAGGTCATGCCCGGCTTTGACAAGGTCGCGATGCTGAAATACCCGCATCTGGATCACATCAATCACATCCACCATGCGGGCAACAGCTCGGGCATCGTCGATGGCGCGGCGGCCGTGCTGATCGGCAACAAGGAATTCGGCGAACGGTTCGGGCTCAAGCCCCGCGCCCGCATCCGCGCCACCGCCAAGATCGGCACCGATCCGACGATCATGCTGACCGGCCCGGTGCCGGTGACCGAAAAGATCCTGGCCGACAGCGGCATGTCGATCAGCGATATCGACCTGTTTGAGGTGAACGAGGCCTTCGCCAGCGTCGTGCTGCGCTTCATGCAGGCGTTTCAGGTCGACCCGGCAGTGGTCAACGTCAATGGCGGCTCCATCGCGATGGGTCACCCTCTGGGCGCGACCGGCGCGATCATCATCGGCACCCTGCTGGATGAGTTGGAGCGTCAGGACAAGAATGTGGGTCTGGCGACCCTGTGCATCGCGTCCGGCATGGGCGCGGCCACGATCATCGAACGCGTGTAA
- a CDS encoding toxic anion resistance protein, producing the protein MTDETQKRAEANLKEIEKLTAVVLPEPTPDIVPLDQAETPVAEGIRKRMDEINISDTGSVVHFGSRAQAGLQEISQKMLADVKNKDVGPAGESLRNIVTTIRGFSVSELDMRRKRSWWEKLLGRTAPFARFVANYEEVQTQIDNITSDLESHEQRLLVDIKSLDVLYERTLTFYDELALYIAAGEEKLREMDTTTIPAKEAEVNAAGESQQVMQAQELRDLRGLRDDLERRVHDLKLTRQVTMQSLPSIRLVQENDKSLVTKINSTLVNTVPLWETQLAQAVTIQRSAEAAGAVREATDLTNELLTRNAENLRQANAQIRTEMERGVFDIESVRSANAELIATIEDSLRIADEGKARRAAAENELQQMEGDLRDTLASASARQSNTPIGRPGA; encoded by the coding sequence ATGACCGACGAAACCCAGAAGCGCGCGGAAGCCAATCTGAAAGAGATCGAAAAGCTGACCGCCGTCGTGCTGCCAGAGCCGACACCGGACATCGTGCCGCTTGATCAGGCCGAAACCCCGGTGGCAGAAGGCATCCGCAAGCGGATGGACGAAATCAATATCAGCGATACCGGCTCGGTGGTGCATTTCGGCAGCCGCGCACAGGCGGGATTGCAGGAAATCAGCCAAAAGATGCTGGCCGACGTCAAGAACAAGGATGTCGGGCCGGCGGGCGAATCCTTGCGCAATATCGTCACCACCATTCGCGGCTTTTCCGTCAGCGAACTCGACATGCGCCGCAAGCGGAGCTGGTGGGAAAAGCTGTTGGGCCGCACCGCGCCCTTCGCCCGCTTTGTCGCCAATTACGAAGAGGTGCAGACCCAGATCGACAACATCACGTCGGATCTGGAAAGTCACGAACAGCGCCTGCTGGTCGATATCAAGTCGTTGGATGTGCTGTATGAGCGCACCCTGACCTTTTATGACGAACTGGCGCTGTATATTGCCGCGGGCGAGGAAAAGCTGCGCGAGATGGACACCACCACCATCCCCGCGAAAGAGGCCGAGGTGAATGCGGCGGGCGAAAGCCAGCAGGTGATGCAGGCGCAGGAACTGCGTGATCTGCGCGGCCTGCGCGACGATCTGGAACGGCGGGTGCATGACCTGAAACTGACCCGTCAGGTGACGATGCAATCCCTGCCTTCGATCCGGCTGGTTCAGGAAAACGACAAGTCGCTGGTGACCAAGATCAACAGCACGCTGGTCAACACCGTGCCGCTGTGGGAAACCCAACTGGCGCAGGCAGTGACCATTCAGCGCAGCGCCGAAGCCGCCGGCGCCGTGCGCGAGGCCACCGATCTGACCAACGAATTGCTGACCCGCAACGCCGAAAACCTGCGTCAGGCCAATGCCCAGATCCGCACCGAGATGGAGCGCGGCGTCTTTGACATCGAATCCGTCCGCTCGGCCAATGCCGAACTGATTGCCACGATCGAGGACAGCCTGCGCATCGCCGATGAGGGCAAGGCCCGCCGTGCCGCCGCCGAAAACGAGTTGCAGCAGATGGAGGGCGATTTGCGCGATACCCTGGCCTCGGCCAGCGCACGGCAGAGCAACACCCCCATCGGTCGACCCGGCGCCTGA
- a CDS encoding glutathione S-transferase family protein: MTAQLWCFGESGNAYKAALTMELAGYDWQPVYVDFFNGEARSPEFQALNEMGEVPVFREGDLTLTQSAVIQLHIAEKTGKFLGSDRNETLRWIMFDNHKLSAQAGPLRFLMNFLPAEKRPQAAIDWLQGRASAAYKVLNSHLASREWVADSAPTVADFACCGYLYYPEPFGFDRAEWPHIDRWLDAIAALPGWKKPYDLMPGNPSDRAPKEDT, translated from the coding sequence ATGACCGCACAACTCTGGTGCTTTGGCGAAAGCGGCAATGCCTATAAGGCGGCGCTGACGATGGAACTGGCCGGCTATGACTGGCAGCCCGTCTATGTCGATTTCTTCAATGGCGAGGCGCGCAGCCCTGAATTTCAGGCGCTGAACGAAATGGGCGAGGTGCCGGTCTTCCGCGAGGGTGATCTGACGCTGACGCAATCCGCCGTGATCCAGCTGCATATCGCCGAAAAGACGGGCAAGTTCCTGGGCAGCGACCGCAATGAGACCCTGCGCTGGATCATGTTCGACAATCACAAACTGTCGGCGCAGGCTGGCCCCTTGCGGTTCCTTATGAACTTTCTGCCTGCCGAGAAACGCCCGCAGGCCGCCATCGATTGGCTGCAAGGTCGGGCCAGCGCCGCCTACAAGGTGCTGAACAGCCATCTGGCAAGCCGCGAATGGGTCGCCGACAGCGCGCCGACCGTCGCCGATTTCGCCTGCTGCGGCTACCTGTATTACCCAGAGCCGTTCGGCTTTGATCGTGCCGAATGGCCGCATATTGACCGCTGGCTGGACGCAATCGCCGCCCTGCCCGGTTGGAAGAAACCCTATGATCTGATGCCCGGCAATCCGTCGGACCGGGCGCCCAAGGAGGACACATGA
- a CDS encoding DUF1476 domain-containing protein — protein MTTFDDRERSYETKFALDAELRFKAEARRNRLLGEWAAELLGKSGEEARTYAMTVVTSDFEEPGDEDVYRKLAGDLEGKAAEATIRAKMEEMMIEAKRQIIDEAR, from the coding sequence ATGACCACCTTTGACGACCGCGAACGTTCCTATGAGACCAAGTTCGCACTCGATGCCGAGCTGCGCTTCAAGGCCGAGGCGCGCCGCAACCGCCTGCTGGGCGAATGGGCGGCGGAATTGCTGGGCAAATCCGGCGAAGAAGCCCGGACCTATGCGATGACCGTTGTCACCTCGGATTTCGAAGAGCCGGGCGACGAGGATGTCTATCGCAAGCTGGCCGGCGACCTCGAAGGCAAGGCTGCCGAGGCAACGATCCGCGCCAAGATGGAAGAAATGATGATCGAGGCGAAACGCCAGATCATCGACGAAGCGCGCTAA
- a CDS encoding acyl-CoA dehydrogenase C-terminal domain-containing protein, protein MPIYNAPTRDMQFILHDVLKLSESGLAGHDELDREFTEAVLDAAGKLAEEVLAPLNTVGDQQGCTLENGVVRTPDGFHAAFDQMKEGGWTALDCDPEYGGQGMPYLMGVATGEMFVSANMAFNMYQGLTHGAYSAIHAHGTDDQKTTYLPKMVSCEWTGTMNLTEPHAGTDLGMLRTKAEPQDDGSYLITGQKIFISAGDHDMSENVIHLVLAKAPGGGEGTKGISLFIVPKFLVKEDGSLGDRNAVSVGSIEEKMGIHGNSTCVMNYDSAQGWLLGDLHKGMRAMFTMMNEARLGVGLQGYAVAVPAYQNAAAYAVDRLQGRAVTGTENPSGPADPLIVHPDIRRSLMDQKSFLEGARMLTFWGAHEIDKANAGDEEAEGRISLLTPVIKGFLTDKGFDMAVLAQQVYGGHGYIEEHGMSQFVRDARITMIYEGANGVQALDLVGRKLAADGGKHVMAFFEMIKSFCKENSSNEALSADFIEPLKAASKDLQAAAMFFMQNGMKNPNAALAGSYDFMHLFGHTALGLMWAQMAVAAQAALDAGQGDAGFLNTKLATGRYYMKRQLPMTATHLARIESGAHPVMALSAEQF, encoded by the coding sequence ATGCCCATTTACAACGCCCCGACCCGCGACATGCAATTCATCCTTCATGACGTGCTGAAACTGTCCGAATCCGGGCTGGCCGGCCATGATGAACTGGACCGCGAATTCACCGAGGCCGTGCTGGACGCCGCCGGCAAGCTGGCCGAAGAGGTGCTGGCACCGCTGAATACGGTGGGCGACCAGCAGGGCTGCACGCTGGAGAACGGCGTCGTGCGCACGCCCGATGGCTTCCACGCAGCCTTTGATCAGATGAAAGAGGGCGGTTGGACCGCGCTGGACTGTGACCCCGAATATGGCGGTCAGGGGATGCCCTATCTGATGGGCGTGGCAACGGGCGAGATGTTCGTTTCCGCCAATATGGCCTTCAACATGTATCAGGGCCTGACCCATGGCGCCTATTCGGCGATCCACGCGCATGGCACCGACGACCAAAAGACCACCTATCTGCCCAAGATGGTCAGCTGCGAATGGACCGGCACCATGAACCTGACCGAGCCGCATGCCGGCACCGATCTGGGCATGCTGCGCACCAAGGCAGAACCGCAGGATGACGGCAGCTATCTGATCACCGGACAAAAGATCTTCATCTCTGCCGGCGATCACGACATGTCCGAGAACGTGATCCATCTGGTCCTGGCCAAAGCCCCCGGCGGCGGCGAAGGCACCAAGGGTATCTCGCTGTTCATCGTGCCGAAGTTTCTGGTGAAAGAGGACGGATCGCTTGGTGATCGCAATGCGGTCAGCGTCGGCAGCATCGAAGAAAAGATGGGCATCCACGGCAATTCCACCTGCGTGATGAACTATGACAGCGCACAAGGCTGGCTGCTGGGCGACCTGCACAAGGGCATGCGGGCAATGTTCACCATGATGAACGAGGCACGTCTGGGCGTTGGCCTGCAAGGCTATGCCGTAGCCGTGCCGGCCTACCAGAACGCGGCGGCCTATGCCGTTGACCGTCTGCAGGGACGGGCTGTGACAGGCACCGAAAACCCCTCCGGACCCGCCGATCCGCTGATCGTCCATCCCGATATCCGCCGCTCGCTGATGGATCAGAAAAGCTTTCTCGAAGGCGCACGGATGCTGACCTTCTGGGGCGCCCATGAGATCGACAAGGCCAACGCTGGCGACGAAGAAGCCGAAGGCCGGATCTCACTGCTGACGCCTGTCATCAAGGGCTTTCTGACCGATAAGGGCTTTGACATGGCGGTTCTCGCCCAGCAGGTTTATGGCGGCCACGGCTATATCGAGGAACATGGCATGAGCCAGTTCGTTCGCGACGCCCGCATTACGATGATCTATGAGGGCGCGAACGGCGTACAGGCACTGGACCTGGTCGGCCGCAAACTGGCCGCAGACGGCGGCAAGCATGTCATGGCCTTCTTCGAGATGATAAAATCCTTCTGCAAGGAAAACAGCAGCAACGAAGCCCTTTCTGCCGATTTCATAGAACCGCTCAAGGCCGCCTCAAAGGATCTGCAGGCAGCGGCGATGTTCTTCATGCAGAACGGGATGAAGAACCCCAATGCGGCGCTGGCGGGCAGCTATGACTTCATGCACCTGTTCGGTCATACCGCGCTTGGCCTGATGTGGGCACAAATGGCGGTCGCGGCACAGGCGGCACTGGATGCAGGACAAGGCGATGCCGGTTTCCTCAACACCAAGCTGGCCACCGGGCGCTATTACATGAAACGGCAATTGCCGATGACGGCGACCCATCTGGCACGCATCGAAAGCGGCGCCCATCCGGTCATGGCGCTGAGCGCCGAGCAGTTCTGA
- a CDS encoding MATE family efflux transporter, with protein sequence MAETGPASSAEIAPLTHRRVLAIALPIVLANATIPLLGLVDTGVVGQMGEAAPIGAVGIGAVILTSIYWVFGFLRMGTSGLVAQSHGAGDTPEVGAHLLRALAIAAAAGLFFILFQLPLFWAAFKLAPTTPEVEGLARDYLAIRIWGAPATIALYAITGWLIAVERTRAVLVLQLLQNGLNVGLDVWFVLGLGLGVPGVAWATLIAEWAGVAFGLWLARDVLRAAIVAAGSAATLFARDKVNRLARVNGDIMIRSVVLQASFTSFMFLAAGYGDVTLAANQVLIQFLSITAFALDGFAFAAESLVGQAVGAHRPGRVRRASVLTSQWGVAGAAVLGLVFLLAGPSIIDLLTTSPEVRAEARIYLPWLVIAPLIGIASWMLDGIFIGATLTREMRIAMLQSVAVYLVALLILPPAFGNHGLWAALMVLNLTRGLTMARRYPRAEAVAA encoded by the coding sequence ATGGCTGAAACCGGTCCGGCGTCGTCGGCGGAGATCGCACCGCTGACCCATCGCCGGGTGCTGGCCATCGCGCTGCCCATCGTTCTGGCCAATGCAACGATCCCATTGCTGGGGCTGGTCGATACCGGCGTTGTCGGACAAATGGGCGAGGCTGCACCCATCGGTGCGGTTGGTATCGGCGCTGTGATCCTGACCTCGATCTATTGGGTTTTCGGCTTTTTGCGCATGGGAACGTCGGGGCTGGTGGCGCAAAGCCATGGCGCCGGCGACACGCCCGAGGTCGGCGCGCATCTGTTGCGGGCGCTGGCCATCGCGGCGGCTGCGGGGCTGTTCTTTATCCTCTTTCAACTGCCGCTGTTCTGGGCGGCGTTCAAGCTGGCCCCGACCACGCCCGAGGTCGAGGGGCTCGCCCGCGACTATCTGGCGATCCGCATCTGGGGGGCGCCGGCGACCATTGCCCTTTATGCGATCACAGGCTGGCTGATCGCCGTTGAAAGGACACGCGCGGTTCTGGTGCTGCAACTGCTGCAGAACGGGCTGAATGTGGGTCTGGATGTCTGGTTCGTGCTGGGATTGGGGCTGGGCGTGCCGGGCGTGGCCTGGGCCACGCTGATCGCGGAATGGGCCGGGGTCGCCTTTGGCCTGTGGCTGGCGCGTGATGTGCTGCGGGCAGCCATCGTGGCGGCAGGCAGCGCCGCCACGCTGTTTGCGCGCGACAAGGTGAACCGGCTGGCGCGGGTGAACGGCGATATCATGATCCGCTCGGTCGTGCTGCAGGCCAGTTTCACCAGTTTCATGTTCCTGGCGGCGGGATACGGCGATGTGACGCTGGCCGCCAACCAGGTCCTGATCCAGTTTCTCAGCATCACCGCCTTTGCGCTGGATGGCTTTGCCTTTGCCGCTGAAAGCCTGGTCGGTCAGGCCGTAGGTGCGCATCGGCCCGGAAGGGTGCGCAGGGCCTCTGTCCTGACCTCGCAATGGGGTGTTGCCGGCGCGGCGGTTCTGGGGCTGGTTTTTCTGCTGGCCGGACCCTCGATCATCGACCTGCTGACCACCTCGCCCGAGGTGCGCGCCGAGGCACGGATCTATCTGCCGTGGCTGGTGATCGCGCCGCTGATCGGGATCGCCAGCTGGATGCTGGACGGGATCTTCATCGGCGCCACGCTGACCCGCGAGATGCGCATCGCCATGCTGCAATCGGTCGCCGTCTATCTGGTGGCGCTGCTGATCCTGCCGCCTGCTTTCGGCAATCACGGTCTCTGGGCGGCGCTGATGGTGCTGAACCTGACCCGCGGCCTGACCATGGCGCGGCGTTATCCAAGGGCCGAGGCTGTGGCGGCCTGA
- a CDS encoding MerR family transcriptional regulator gives MSDQLMTIRQMCDAYDVTPRTLRFYEARELIFPERRGQHRLYDRRDRGRLTLILRGKRFGFSLEQIRQLLELYEASGSNSAQIAATISAARERLGDMERQHAELQDAILELKGQLVDAEARQSAMHAKD, from the coding sequence ATGTCAGACCAGTTAATGACCATCCGCCAGATGTGCGACGCGTATGATGTTACGCCGCGCACCCTGCGTTTTTACGAGGCACGAGAGCTTATCTTCCCCGAGCGCCGTGGCCAGCACCGGCTATATGACCGGCGCGACCGGGGCCGGCTGACGCTGATCCTGCGAGGCAAGCGCTTCGGCTTTAGCCTGGAACAGATCCGGCAGTTGCTGGAACTTTACGAGGCATCAGGCAGCAACAGCGCCCAGATCGCCGCCACCATCAGCGCCGCGCGCGAGCGTCTTGGTGACATGGAGCGGCAGCATGCGGAACTGCAGGACGCCATTCTCGAACTCAAAGGCCAGCTGGTCGACGCCGAAGCCCGGCAGTCGGCCATGCATGCCAAGGATTAA
- a CDS encoding 3-hydroxyacyl-CoA dehydrogenase NAD-binding domain-containing protein, whose product MTDFTMKKDADGVAIITWDVPNKSMNVLSMDGATALDGLIDDALADEAVKGIVITSGKKDFAGGMDLNVIAGMKEQGGAQGVFDGVMSLHHMLRKIERAGMDPKTNKGGKPIASALPGTALGIGLELPLATHRIFAAENPKAKIGLPEIMVGIFPGSGGTTRLARKMGAMAAAPFLLEGKLSDPAKAKSAGLIDEVVADPVAAAREWVLNATDADIVKPWDAKGYKMPGGEPYHPAGFMTFVGASAMVHGKTMGVYPAAKALLSAVYEGAMVPFDQALKIEARWFTNVLMNPSSTAMIRSLFINKEALEKGANRPDAPDQKVSKVGILGAGMMGAGIAYVSAMAGIQVVLIDAKQESADKGKSYSTGLLDKAISRKKSTEDKKAEVLDRITATTDYAALEGCDLIVEAVFEDPGVKADVTAKAEAVIPEDAIFATNTSTLPISELAKASSRPEQFIGIHFFSPVDKMLLVEIIKGKQTGPRAVAKALDFVRQIRKTPIVVNDARFFYANRCIIPYINEGIRMVAEGVNPTLVENAAKMMGMPLGPLQLVDETSIDLGVKIAKATKAAMGDAYPDGAVDEVLFRMADEGRLGRKSNAGFYDYDDKGKRQGFWDGVEQNWPEGDDQPELTEVQHRLMFAQSLEAVRALEEGVLEDIREGDVGAILGWGFAPWSGGPFGWLDMLGAARAVEICDKLTAEHGDRFRAPDLLRDMASKDQTFYGRFGQKKQAA is encoded by the coding sequence ATGACCGATTTCACCATGAAGAAAGACGCCGACGGCGTCGCCATCATCACCTGGGACGTCCCGAACAAATCGATGAACGTGCTGTCGATGGACGGCGCAACTGCGCTGGACGGCCTGATCGACGACGCGCTGGCCGATGAGGCCGTCAAGGGCATCGTCATCACCAGCGGCAAGAAGGACTTTGCCGGCGGCATGGACCTGAATGTCATCGCTGGCATGAAGGAACAGGGCGGCGCGCAGGGCGTCTTTGACGGCGTCATGTCGCTGCACCACATGCTGCGCAAGATCGAGCGCGCAGGCATGGACCCCAAGACCAACAAGGGCGGCAAGCCGATTGCCAGCGCCCTGCCCGGCACCGCGCTTGGCATCGGGCTGGAACTGCCGCTGGCGACGCATCGCATCTTTGCTGCCGAAAACCCCAAGGCCAAGATCGGCCTGCCGGAAATCATGGTCGGCATCTTCCCCGGCAGCGGCGGCACCACGCGTCTGGCGCGCAAGATGGGCGCCATGGCGGCTGCGCCTTTCCTGCTGGAGGGCAAGCTGTCGGACCCGGCCAAGGCCAAATCCGCCGGCCTGATCGACGAGGTCGTGGCAGACCCGGTCGCCGCCGCGCGCGAATGGGTGCTGAACGCAACCGACGCCGATATCGTCAAGCCGTGGGATGCCAAGGGCTACAAGATGCCCGGCGGCGAGCCTTACCATCCCGCCGGCTTCATGACCTTTGTTGGCGCATCGGCGATGGTCCATGGCAAGACCATGGGCGTCTATCCCGCCGCCAAGGCGCTGCTGTCTGCCGTCTACGAAGGCGCGATGGTGCCCTTTGATCAGGCGCTGAAGATCGAGGCGCGATGGTTCACCAATGTGCTGATGAACCCGTCCTCCACCGCGATGATCCGCAGCCTCTTCATCAATAAAGAGGCGCTGGAAAAAGGCGCGAACCGTCCCGACGCACCCGATCAGAAAGTCAGCAAGGTCGGCATTCTGGGCGCGGGCATGATGGGCGCGGGCATTGCCTATGTGTCGGCCATGGCCGGCATTCAGGTGGTGCTGATCGACGCCAAGCAGGAATCGGCGGATAAGGGCAAATCCTATTCCACCGGTCTGCTGGACAAGGCGATCAGCCGCAAGAAATCGACCGAAGACAAGAAGGCCGAGGTGCTGGACCGCATCACCGCCACCACTGATTATGCCGCGCTGGAAGGCTGCGACCTGATCGTCGAGGCCGTGTTCGAAGACCCCGGCGTCAAGGCAGATGTCACCGCCAAGGCAGAGGCCGTTATCCCCGAGGATGCAATCTTTGCGACCAACACCTCGACCCTGCCGATCAGCGAGCTGGCCAAGGCGTCGTCGCGCCCCGAGCAATTCATCGGCATCCACTTCTTTTCCCCGGTGGACAAGATGCTGCTGGTCGAGATCATCAAGGGCAAGCAGACCGGCCCGCGCGCCGTTGCCAAGGCGCTGGATTTCGTGCGCCAGATCCGCAAGACGCCCATCGTGGTCAATGATGCGCGCTTCTTCTACGCCAACCGCTGCATCATCCCCTATATCAACGAGGGCATCCGCATGGTCGCCGAGGGTGTGAACCCGACGCTGGTCGAAAATGCGGCCAAGATGATGGGGATGCCGCTTGGCCCGCTGCAACTGGTCGACGAAACCTCGATTGATCTGGGCGTGAAGATCGCCAAGGCGACCAAGGCTGCGATGGGCGATGCCTATCCCGATGGCGCGGTCGATGAGGTGCTGTTCAGGATGGCCGATGAAGGCCGCCTTGGCCGCAAATCCAACGCGGGCTTCTATGACTATGACGACAAGGGCAAGCGTCAGGGCTTCTGGGATGGCGTCGAGCAGAACTGGCCCGAAGGCGACGATCAGCCGGAACTGACCGAAGTGCAGCACCGCCTGATGTTCGCCCAGTCGCTGGAGGCCGTGCGCGCCCTCGAAGAAGGCGTGCTGGAGGACATCCGCGAAGGCGATGTCGGCGCGATCCTTGGCTGGGGCTTTGCGCCGTGGTCGGGTGGTCCGTTCGGCTGGCTGGATATGCTGGGCGCCGCCCGTGCGGTCGAGATCTGCGACAAGCTGACAGCGGAACATGGCGACCGCTTCAGGGCCCCTGACCTGCTGCGCGACATGGCCAGCAAGGATCAGACCTTCTATGGCCGCTTTGGTCAGAAGAAACAGGCCGCCTGA